One stretch of Janibacter limosus DNA includes these proteins:
- a CDS encoding NRAMP family divalent metal transporter, translating into MTQAPAPGASPQPSKMPPPGTAATATKGALLGAMFLMATSAIGPGFITQTTVFTAQLGAAFAFAIVISIIVDIAVQLNVWRVIGVSGMRAQDLANQVIPGFGYVLAALVVFGGLVFNIGNIGGTGLGANAMFGVDAKIGGAVSALIAIAIFVSKKAGVAMDRIVVVLGVLMIAMVAYAAVATQPPYGEALKQTVLPDKVDFLIITTLIGGTVGGYITYAGAHRIVDSGITGPERIAEISRGSITGILVTGVMRGLLFLAILGVVVGGVELAGVDNPPAVAFEAALGRVGLHIFGVILWAASITSVIGASYTSVSFLTTFNAAIKKHSQWVVVGFIVISAAIYISLGQSPATLLILAGALNGLILPFGFGILVWVALRRQDLLGGYVYPKWLAYLGLLIWLLTIYLGYESFSGIVKLWSS; encoded by the coding sequence ATGACCCAGGCTCCAGCCCCCGGTGCGTCACCGCAGCCGTCCAAGATGCCCCCGCCGGGCACGGCAGCCACAGCGACGAAGGGAGCCCTCCTCGGGGCGATGTTCCTCATGGCGACGAGCGCCATCGGTCCCGGATTCATCACCCAGACAACGGTCTTCACCGCACAGCTGGGCGCGGCCTTCGCCTTCGCGATCGTCATCTCGATCATCGTCGACATCGCGGTCCAGCTGAATGTCTGGCGCGTCATCGGCGTCTCCGGGATGCGCGCCCAGGACCTGGCCAACCAGGTCATCCCCGGCTTCGGCTACGTCCTGGCCGCCCTCGTCGTCTTCGGCGGGCTGGTGTTCAACATCGGCAACATCGGCGGCACCGGCCTGGGGGCCAACGCGATGTTCGGCGTCGACGCCAAGATCGGGGGCGCGGTGTCCGCGCTCATCGCCATCGCGATCTTCGTCAGCAAGAAGGCGGGCGTCGCGATGGACCGCATCGTCGTCGTCCTCGGGGTCCTGATGATCGCCATGGTCGCCTACGCGGCGGTCGCCACGCAGCCGCCCTACGGTGAGGCACTCAAGCAGACCGTCCTGCCGGACAAGGTCGACTTCCTCATCATCACCACCCTGATCGGTGGCACCGTCGGTGGCTACATCACCTACGCCGGTGCCCACCGGATCGTCGACAGCGGCATCACGGGTCCCGAGCGGATCGCCGAGATCAGCAGGGGCTCCATCACCGGCATCCTCGTCACCGGCGTTATGCGCGGCCTGCTCTTCCTGGCCATCCTCGGCGTCGTCGTCGGCGGAGTGGAGCTCGCCGGGGTCGACAACCCGCCGGCCGTCGCCTTCGAGGCGGCGCTGGGTCGGGTCGGGCTGCACATCTTCGGCGTCATCCTCTGGGCGGCGAGCATCACGAGCGTCATCGGGGCCTCGTACACCTCGGTCAGCTTCCTCACGACCTTCAACGCCGCGATCAAGAAGCACAGCCAGTGGGTCGTCGTCGGCTTCATCGTCATCTCGGCCGCGATCTACATCTCCCTCGGTCAGTCCCCGGCGACGCTGCTCATCCTCGCCGGCGCGCTCAACGGCCTGATCCTGCCCTTCGGCTTCGGGATCCTCGTCTGGGTCGCGCTGCGTCGACAGGACCTGCTGGGTGGGTACGTCTACCCCAAGTGGCTGGCCTACCTCGGTCTGCTGATCTGGCTGCTCACGATCTACCTCGGCTACGAGTCCTTCAGCGGGATCGTGAAGCTCTGGAGCTCATGA
- a CDS encoding GntR family transcriptional regulator yields MVDDWISALESERAAMGRASASEKVADALRTRIIEGELRPRTRLSEERIGAALGVSRNTLREAFQLLAHERLVVREFNRGVFVRELDQDDVRDLYRFRRILEVAAVRATATRPDLAGLHAAVDEGSAAAGARDWRLLGSANMHFHKELTALAGSRRADEAMQQVLAEMRLVFSTMADPRTFHEPYLEGNRELVALLAAGEHDEAERALLAYLERAETQLLAAMSA; encoded by the coding sequence ATGGTGGACGACTGGATCTCGGCACTGGAGTCCGAGCGGGCGGCGATGGGGCGAGCGAGCGCCAGCGAGAAGGTGGCCGACGCCCTGCGCACCCGGATCATCGAGGGCGAGCTGCGCCCCCGGACGCGGCTGTCCGAGGAGCGGATCGGCGCAGCACTGGGGGTCTCCCGCAACACCTTGCGCGAGGCCTTCCAGCTCCTGGCCCACGAGCGTCTGGTGGTGCGGGAGTTCAACCGCGGGGTCTTCGTCCGCGAGCTCGACCAGGACGACGTCCGCGACCTCTACCGATTCCGTCGGATCCTCGAGGTGGCAGCGGTCCGCGCGACGGCGACCCGTCCCGACCTCGCAGGGCTGCACGCGGCCGTGGACGAAGGGAGTGCCGCCGCCGGTGCCCGGGACTGGCGCCTCCTGGGGTCGGCCAACATGCACTTCCACAAGGAGCTGACCGCTCTCGCCGGGAGCCGTCGGGCCGACGAGGCGATGCAGCAGGTCCTCGCCGAGATGCGGCTGGTCTTCAGCACGATGGCCGACCCGCGGACCTTCCACGAGCCCTACCTCGAGGGCAACCGCGAGCTGGTCGCGCTCCTGGCAGCGGGGGAGCATGATGAGGCCGAGC